A single window of Methylomarinum sp. Ch1-1 DNA harbors:
- a CDS encoding histidine phosphatase family protein: MKTTTIDLLRHGEALGGACYRGRTDDPLTPLGWRQMQRQTADQCWDRIISSPLARCHDFAKQLAKQKNLPLHVDARWQEIDFGDWDGKTAAQIEQRSPAALTRYYADPCGNTPPHGEKHADFSRRVDRAWQALLSRYPEQHLLVVTHAGVIRTLLSQLLGIPFRQSFQIGIGHACLSRLNCYHQTSDTYTQLILHKPL, from the coding sequence GTGAAAACGACGACGATCGACCTGCTCCGCCATGGGGAAGCCCTGGGCGGAGCCTGTTATCGTGGCCGCACCGATGACCCGCTGACGCCGCTTGGGTGGCGACAAATGCAGCGGCAGACCGCAGACCAATGCTGGGATCGTATCATCAGTTCACCATTAGCCCGTTGTCATGATTTCGCGAAGCAATTGGCTAAGCAGAAAAATCTTCCGTTACACGTCGACGCGCGCTGGCAAGAAATCGATTTCGGTGATTGGGACGGCAAGACCGCCGCGCAAATCGAACAGCGATCGCCAGCAGCCCTGACACGCTATTATGCCGACCCATGCGGCAACACGCCGCCGCATGGCGAAAAACACGCCGATTTTAGTCGACGGGTGGACCGCGCCTGGCAAGCATTGCTAAGTCGCTATCCTGAACAACATCTGTTAGTCGTCACGCATGCCGGCGTGATTCGCACCTTATTGTCACAGCTGCTGGGCATCCCATTCAGACAGAGTTTTCAAATCGGCATCGGCCACGCCTGCTTGAGTCGCTTGAACTGTTATCATCAAACAAGCGATACCTATACCCAGTTAATCTTGCACAAGCCGCTGTAA
- a CDS encoding PilZ domain-containing protein, translated as MDQEKRVHPRFLPKDLFADVIIEPPAPEEEIVVEGDIVNLSYSGIKIRLRSPLHTEIDHCNIKIAIIMPQSGIPISIHGLVKYINEPYEYGLQFAADHTEQSVDNLMFECIRLAEQSVQF; from the coding sequence ATGGACCAAGAAAAACGCGTTCACCCTCGATTTCTGCCGAAGGACCTGTTCGCCGACGTCATCATCGAACCGCCAGCTCCCGAGGAAGAAATCGTCGTGGAAGGCGATATCGTCAATTTGAGTTATAGCGGCATCAAGATAAGACTGAGAAGTCCGTTACATACCGAAATTGACCACTGCAACATCAAGATTGCCATCATCATGCCGCAGTCCGGTATTCCGATTTCAATTCACGGCCTCGTCAAATACATTAACGAGCCCTATGAATATGGCCTGCAATTCGCCGCCGACCATACCGAACAGAGTGTCGACAACTTGATGTTTGAATGCATCAGACTGGCCGAACAATCAGTTCAATTCTAA
- the pyk gene encoding pyruvate kinase, whose translation MLRRTKILATLGPATDKPGVLEGLFDAGLDVVRMNFSHGSAQDHIDRANRVRELSRTTGRRVGILCDLQGPKIRIARFKDTKVRLEEGQAFALDINLGENDGDNTQVGITYEPLAQEVKPGSRLLLDDGRVVLDVVDTDGKRVNCTVVVGGDLSNNKGINLLGGGLSAAALTEKDKEDIKTIGKIKADFVAVSFPRCAEDLHEARRLLEAVGSTAGIVAKVERAEAMEVIDEIILASDVIMVARGDLGVEIGDARLPEAQKHLIKRSRELKRAVITATQMMESMIENPIPTRAEVFDVANAIVDGTDAIMLSAETASGRYPVKAVEAMVRICQETEKQPSVRTSTHRVSENFERVDEAIAMSTMYLANHTKIAGIAALTESGSTPLWMSRVRSGIPIFAFSNHEETLGKVTLYRGVFPVPFEFQAADHAEVNRDIINKLKERGQAKQGDQFIITKGDLTGQAGGTNALKVVIVGEGLTP comes from the coding sequence ATGTTACGAAGAACCAAAATCCTGGCTACACTGGGCCCGGCTACCGATAAACCTGGCGTACTGGAAGGTTTATTTGACGCCGGTCTGGACGTGGTGCGCATGAACTTTTCTCATGGTTCAGCCCAGGATCACATTGACCGAGCTAACAGGGTTCGTGAATTGAGCAGGACAACCGGCCGTCGGGTCGGTATCCTCTGCGACCTGCAAGGACCTAAAATCCGTATCGCCCGCTTCAAAGACACTAAAGTTAGGCTGGAGGAAGGCCAGGCCTTTGCATTGGATATCAATCTAGGTGAGAACGATGGCGACAACACTCAAGTCGGCATCACTTACGAACCGTTGGCGCAAGAAGTAAAACCCGGCAGCCGACTATTGCTGGATGACGGCCGCGTCGTTTTAGACGTGGTCGATACCGATGGCAAACGCGTCAATTGCACCGTCGTGGTCGGCGGCGATTTATCCAACAACAAGGGCATTAACTTGCTAGGCGGAGGGCTTTCCGCCGCCGCGCTGACCGAAAAGGACAAGGAGGATATTAAAACGATCGGCAAAATCAAGGCCGATTTCGTAGCGGTATCCTTCCCGCGTTGCGCCGAAGATTTGCATGAGGCGCGCCGCTTGCTCGAAGCCGTAGGCAGCACCGCCGGCATCGTAGCCAAGGTGGAGCGCGCCGAAGCGATGGAAGTGATCGATGAAATCATCCTGGCTTCCGACGTTATCATGGTCGCTCGTGGCGACCTGGGTGTGGAAATCGGCGACGCCCGACTCCCTGAAGCGCAAAAACATCTGATCAAACGCTCGAGAGAGCTGAAAAGAGCGGTCATTACCGCGACGCAGATGATGGAATCGATGATTGAAAATCCGATTCCGACCCGCGCCGAGGTCTTCGACGTCGCCAACGCCATCGTTGACGGAACCGATGCGATCATGCTGTCGGCCGAAACGGCTTCCGGCCGCTACCCGGTCAAAGCGGTCGAGGCGATGGTGCGCATCTGCCAGGAAACGGAAAAACAGCCCAGCGTCAGAACCTCTACACATCGCGTCTCGGAAAACTTTGAACGCGTCGATGAGGCGATTGCGATGTCGACCATGTATTTGGCCAACCACACCAAGATCGCCGGCATCGCCGCGTTGACGGAGTCCGGCTCCACGCCGTTGTGGATGTCACGGGTCAGATCGGGCATACCGATTTTCGCCTTCAGCAATCACGAAGAGACCTTGGGTAAGGTCACGCTTTATCGCGGCGTTTTCCCGGTGCCGTTCGAATTTCAGGCCGCCGATCATGCCGAGGTCAACCGCGACATCATCAATAAGCTGAAAGAGCGTGGCCAGGCCAAACAAGGCGATCAGTTCATCATCACCAAGGGCGACCTGACCGGCCAAGCCGGCGGCACCAACGCCCTGAAGGTTGTCATCGTAGGCGAAGGCCTAACGCCTTAG
- the gap gene encoding type I glyceraldehyde-3-phosphate dehydrogenase has protein sequence MAIKVAINGYGRIGRNVVRALYESGRTDEIQIVAINDLGDAETNAHLTQYDSAHGKFPGEVSVEGEYLVINGDKIKVLAERDPSKLPWAELDVDVVHECTGFFANKAKASAHLDAGAKKVIISAPGGSDVDATIVYGVNHETLKASDTVISNASCTTNCLAPLVKPLIDTIGIEQGLMTTIHSYTNDQVLTDVYHSDLRRARSATQSMIPTKTGAAAAVGLVLPEMAGKLDGFAIRVPTINVSVVDLTFTASRATSKEEIDEILTAASEGPLKGILDINAKPLVSIDFNHNPASSTYDKSLTKVINGNFIKVLSWYDNEWGFSNRMLDTTVALVNAK, from the coding sequence ATGGCAATTAAAGTTGCAATCAATGGCTATGGCCGTATTGGACGTAACGTCGTTCGCGCATTGTACGAATCAGGTCGCACCGATGAGATTCAGATTGTTGCAATCAACGATCTGGGCGATGCGGAGACCAATGCTCACTTGACTCAATACGACTCCGCTCACGGCAAATTCCCTGGAGAAGTCAGCGTTGAAGGTGAATACCTGGTAATCAACGGCGACAAAATCAAAGTTTTGGCGGAAAGAGACCCCTCCAAACTACCTTGGGCCGAACTGGACGTCGATGTCGTGCATGAATGCACCGGCTTTTTCGCCAACAAAGCCAAGGCTTCAGCCCACCTCGATGCCGGCGCGAAAAAAGTGATCATCTCGGCGCCTGGCGGCAGCGATGTCGACGCCACCATCGTCTACGGCGTCAACCATGAGACCCTAAAAGCATCCGACACCGTTATTTCCAATGCGTCTTGCACAACCAACTGTCTGGCCCCGCTGGTCAAACCGCTGATCGATACCATCGGTATTGAACAAGGCCTGATGACGACCATTCACTCATACACCAACGACCAAGTTCTAACCGACGTTTATCACTCCGACCTGCGTCGCGCCCGTTCGGCGACACAATCGATGATTCCAACCAAAACCGGCGCAGCGGCAGCCGTGGGCCTGGTATTGCCAGAGATGGCCGGCAAACTGGATGGTTTCGCGATTCGCGTACCAACCATCAACGTCTCTGTCGTCGACTTGACCTTCACCGCCAGTCGCGCCACCAGCAAAGAAGAAATCGACGAAATTCTGACTGCGGCATCCGAAGGTCCGTTGAAAGGTATCCTGGACATCAATGCGAAACCACTGGTTTCAATCGACTTCAACCACAACCCGGCCTCTTCAACTTATGACAAATCGTTAACGAAAGTCATCAACGGTAACTTCATCAAAGTGCTGTCCTGGTACGACAACGAATGGGGTTTCTCAAACCGCATGCTGGACACCACTGTTGCCTTAGTTAACGCTAAATAA
- a CDS encoding TRAP transporter substrate-binding protein, with product MKRREFICKAGSGSLMAGAALATPGIARAASEFKWKMVTAWPKNFPGLGTNANLLAEMITEMSGGRINVKVYGARELVPAFEVFDAVAKGTAEMGHAGAYYWKGKSEATQFFSAVPFGLTAQEMNAWLYYGGGLELWRELYKPFGIIPAPTGNSGVQMAGWFNREINNVDDLKGLKMRIPGLGGEVLRRAGGTTVNMPGGELFTSLQSGALDATEWVGPYNDLAFGLHKVAKYYYYPGWHEPGSTMEALINEKAFNALPKDLQQIVLVACKAANMDMISEYTARNNQALDTLINKHKVKVMPLPDEVLKTLRQLSDQVVQELSEKDAQAKKIYDSVMRFRQQVSQWGRVSEQAFLKARML from the coding sequence ATGAAAAGGCGTGAATTTATTTGTAAGGCAGGCTCAGGTTCGTTGATGGCGGGAGCGGCGCTGGCTACGCCCGGCATCGCGAGGGCGGCAAGCGAATTTAAATGGAAGATGGTCACGGCTTGGCCGAAAAATTTTCCTGGCTTAGGCACTAATGCCAATTTATTGGCTGAAATGATTACCGAGATGAGCGGCGGCCGTATCAACGTCAAAGTCTACGGCGCTAGAGAATTAGTACCGGCTTTTGAGGTATTTGATGCAGTGGCGAAGGGCACGGCCGAGATGGGCCATGCCGGCGCCTATTATTGGAAAGGCAAATCGGAGGCGACGCAGTTTTTTTCCGCGGTGCCGTTCGGTTTGACGGCACAGGAAATGAATGCCTGGTTGTATTACGGCGGCGGCCTGGAATTATGGCGGGAGCTCTATAAGCCTTTCGGCATTATCCCCGCGCCCACCGGCAATTCCGGCGTGCAAATGGCGGGGTGGTTTAACCGTGAAATTAACAACGTCGATGACCTGAAAGGCTTGAAAATGCGCATACCAGGCTTAGGTGGCGAGGTGCTGCGCAGAGCCGGAGGCACCACCGTCAATATGCCGGGCGGTGAATTGTTTACTTCGCTGCAATCCGGTGCGCTGGACGCCACCGAGTGGGTCGGACCCTATAACGATCTGGCCTTCGGCCTGCATAAGGTGGCCAAGTATTACTATTATCCGGGCTGGCATGAGCCGGGTTCAACGATGGAGGCCTTGATTAACGAAAAGGCTTTTAACGCGTTGCCCAAGGATTTGCAGCAAATCGTTCTGGTCGCTTGCAAGGCGGCGAATATGGATATGATTTCGGAATATACCGCGCGTAACAATCAGGCCTTGGATACCTTGATCAATAAGCACAAGGTCAAAGTCATGCCGTTACCTGACGAGGTGTTGAAAACCTTGCGTCAATTGTCCGACCAAGTCGTGCAGGAACTATCGGAGAAGGATGCGCAGGCGAAAAAGATTTATGATTCGGTGATGCGATTTCGTCAGCAGGTCTCGCAGTGGGGGAGGGTTTCGGAACAGGCGTTTTTAAAGGCTCGGATGTTATGA
- a CDS encoding DUF4136 domain-containing protein gives MNRKALLIFPLFLLLSSCATVKVDVDYDGAADFSQLKRYAWLEEKPPSSGNTLLDTNNLLHDRIHQGIDAWFARHGYRKTEVDEADFLVLYRVVVENKTRVTVLSPYYDYPYSWRFGYHRYYYSSFSSFAWSYYPEHRVYEYQRGTLIIDIVDPKSKKLLWRGMAYEDISPHTTQEKKQRYVGRAIKSILAKFPPGDDD, from the coding sequence GTGAATAGGAAAGCATTGCTGATCTTCCCCTTATTTTTGTTGCTCAGTTCCTGTGCGACGGTCAAAGTCGATGTCGATTATGATGGCGCCGCCGATTTCAGTCAGCTGAAAAGATACGCTTGGCTGGAAGAGAAGCCGCCGTCTTCCGGTAACACCCTGCTCGATACCAATAACTTGTTGCACGACCGGATACACCAGGGGATCGATGCTTGGTTTGCCCGGCATGGTTACCGAAAAACTGAAGTCGATGAGGCCGATTTCCTGGTGCTTTACCGAGTGGTGGTGGAAAACAAAACTCGAGTGACGGTGTTGAGTCCTTATTATGATTATCCCTACAGCTGGCGCTTCGGTTATCACCGTTATTATTATAGTTCTTTTAGTTCTTTCGCCTGGAGCTATTATCCTGAGCATCGTGTCTATGAATATCAACGCGGCACCTTGATCATCGATATCGTCGATCCGAAAAGCAAGAAACTGCTATGGCGCGGCATGGCTTATGAGGACATCAGCCCCCACACCACGCAGGAAAAGAAACAGCGCTATGTGGGCCGCGCCATTAAATCGATACTGGCGAAATTTCCGCCGGGTGATGACGATTAA
- a CDS encoding IS110 family transposase produces MNLNVVGLDIAKLVFHMFMMQDGKAKKKKLKRSELLAFVAQMPVSVIAMEACGGAHHWARAFQALGHEVVLLNTRFVKAFVVGNKNDYNDAEAIYTAACQPNKRSVAIKGIEQQDLAMLQGVRRGKVDERTALVNQMRGYLAERGIVLPRSVNQFRKQLPSILEDGENDLSTLSRKLFAEQYQALKALDEAIRALDREITAVCQNNALARRLLDIPGIGPLTAILATADVGDGKGYDSSRDYAASLGVVPRQHSSGDKQVLLGISKRGNRQLRTSLIHGARAVLKYCGDKSDPLSLWLKGLIERRGFNKAAVALANKNARIIWALATRGGDYVPQMA; encoded by the coding sequence ATGAATCTTAACGTAGTGGGTTTAGATATTGCAAAACTAGTGTTTCATATGTTCATGATGCAAGACGGCAAAGCAAAGAAAAAGAAATTGAAACGGTCGGAACTGTTGGCCTTTGTGGCTCAGATGCCGGTGAGCGTGATCGCGATGGAAGCCTGCGGCGGCGCTCATCATTGGGCCCGGGCATTTCAGGCCCTGGGCCACGAAGTAGTGCTGTTGAATACTCGCTTCGTGAAGGCATTCGTGGTTGGCAATAAAAACGATTACAACGACGCCGAGGCGATTTACACGGCGGCCTGCCAGCCGAACAAACGCAGCGTGGCGATCAAAGGCATTGAGCAGCAAGACTTAGCCATGCTGCAAGGTGTCCGGCGAGGTAAGGTGGACGAACGCACGGCCTTGGTCAATCAAATGCGCGGTTATCTGGCTGAACGAGGCATCGTGCTGCCGCGTAGCGTGAATCAGTTCAGAAAACAACTGCCCAGTATTCTGGAGGACGGGGAAAATGACCTCAGCACGCTGAGCCGGAAGCTGTTTGCCGAGCAGTATCAAGCGCTGAAAGCCTTGGACGAAGCGATCCGGGCTCTGGACCGGGAAATTACGGCAGTATGCCAAAACAATGCCTTAGCCCGACGATTGCTTGACATACCGGGTATCGGTCCTTTGACCGCCATTTTGGCCACGGCTGACGTCGGCGATGGCAAGGGTTATGATTCGAGCCGAGATTACGCGGCCAGCTTGGGGGTGGTGCCAAGGCAGCACAGCAGCGGCGATAAGCAGGTATTACTGGGTATCAGTAAACGCGGCAACCGCCAATTGCGCACATCCTTGATTCACGGGGCAAGAGCGGTGCTGAAATACTGCGGTGACAAGAGCGACCCCTTGAGCCTGTGGCTCAAAGGCTTGATTGAACGGCGAGGCTTCAACAAAGCGGCCGTGGCTTTGGCCAACAAGAACGCCCGGATCATTTGGGCGCTGGCAACGCGTGGCGGCGATTACGTGCCACAAATGGCCTAA
- a CDS encoding class I adenylate cyclase encodes MKKNYLPITLGSPGEDISTKDLHAIIQRFKNLNQYRLLNVQNFLQPRQRNFLHLLPLIFHQNLPLLPGFISTETPAGIPDYAPNKTSLQAAKQFSKSFRYTRKALRDYPIEGIFLMGSVGSIAFSKTSDMDIWLCHSSKLDSTAIEELQQKAIAVEKWAQSLNIEAHFFLINSEQFRRGENAPISTESSGKTQHYLLLEEFYRTAIYLAGKVPAWWAVPPHQEHNYTGYVNHLLENRFISAHEVIDFGSLQAVPAEEFISATLWHIYKSLASPYKSLLKLFLMECYASEYPHPQWISWSLKRAIYQGQFDIDKLDPYLLIYEKVEDYLHLVASRKRLALSRQCFYLKIIGSSPKSLDPRSRALREHYLQNIAEQWRWPGDMLEKFSKHRYWDINKAKHEHAIIRDQLKQCLRMILRFAGQHAQGNYHDNNDLKLIGRKLHAFLEYKPGKIEIITTCASIHKKEELLSVIEIDQEHAEPLWRLYCGYVERNKVAAASAVTEGESLLEILSWVVINGLYQTKLKIHLQSNNLNVNEAETLQILKRLQEFFSTIQHSSADSLAVYNHPNRLRASLLFINLGETLQERRDDDQVIMSHRSDPLSYGENRQCFVQRIDRVSLSTWGEVTTAKYQGIEGFFHCLSEIFNNTEAPLTADSLQLVCHTPLRAKSIVLRIQTIFNRLLKLFNHPQSNWRYILPAQNGYLVFTRRDQQLTLCRLESNDLLLQELSATQQHFAPVHFDDHVLSDTYIPYLYGQIKANTIQVFYHVGKKHVALYIIDEKAALFTRQHVNTKPEQILSNYAAFLHGLVDQAKVPNDIYIRFFEIHKNSAGVVSCQAIKVKPRLSLMALNIRITAKTTPNRRNPIVIFCNDHKFSSSSNDKLFTDVRKHILAFRSGHDDYPFHINEIDVPPHILGVASLSQAHTVHFLQYKQKIESRLLN; translated from the coding sequence TTGAAAAAAAATTACCTTCCCATCACGCTCGGTTCACCCGGCGAAGACATCAGCACCAAAGATCTGCACGCCATTATTCAGCGCTTCAAGAACCTGAATCAGTATCGGCTGCTCAACGTGCAAAACTTTCTGCAGCCGAGACAGCGGAACTTTCTGCACCTGCTGCCGCTCATTTTTCATCAAAACCTCCCCTTGCTGCCCGGCTTCATATCCACCGAAACACCGGCCGGCATTCCCGACTACGCGCCGAACAAAACCAGTCTGCAGGCGGCGAAACAATTTTCCAAGAGTTTTCGCTATACCCGCAAGGCGCTGCGCGATTATCCCATCGAAGGGATTTTCCTGATGGGCAGCGTCGGCAGCATCGCCTTTTCCAAAACCAGCGACATGGATATCTGGCTTTGTCATTCCTCTAAGCTGGATAGCACAGCCATCGAGGAACTGCAACAAAAAGCCATCGCGGTGGAAAAATGGGCGCAGTCATTGAATATCGAGGCGCATTTTTTTCTCATCAACAGCGAACAATTCCGACGCGGCGAAAATGCCCCGATTTCCACGGAAAGCAGCGGCAAAACCCAACATTATCTGCTGTTGGAGGAGTTTTACCGAACTGCGATTTATCTGGCCGGCAAAGTTCCCGCCTGGTGGGCAGTCCCTCCGCACCAGGAACACAATTACACCGGCTATGTCAATCATTTACTGGAAAACCGCTTCATATCGGCTCATGAAGTCATCGATTTCGGCAGCCTACAAGCGGTCCCCGCCGAAGAATTCATCAGCGCCACGCTGTGGCATATCTATAAATCATTAGCTTCGCCCTATAAATCGCTGCTGAAACTTTTTTTGATGGAATGCTATGCCAGCGAATATCCGCATCCCCAATGGATTAGCTGGAGTCTTAAACGCGCCATTTATCAAGGCCAATTCGATATCGATAAACTGGACCCCTACCTGTTGATCTACGAAAAGGTCGAAGACTACCTGCACTTGGTCGCCTCACGAAAACGCCTGGCGCTATCGCGACAATGCTTTTATCTGAAAATCATCGGCTCCTCCCCGAAGTCCCTGGACCCCAGGTCGCGTGCGCTACGCGAACATTACTTGCAGAACATAGCCGAACAATGGCGTTGGCCCGGCGATATGCTGGAAAAATTCAGCAAACACCGGTATTGGGACATCAACAAAGCCAAGCACGAACACGCCATTATTCGCGATCAATTGAAGCAGTGCCTACGCATGATTTTGCGCTTTGCCGGCCAACATGCTCAAGGAAATTATCACGACAATAACGACCTGAAACTAATCGGCAGAAAATTACATGCCTTTTTGGAATATAAGCCGGGCAAGATCGAAATCATCACCACCTGCGCCAGCATTCATAAAAAAGAAGAGCTGTTGTCGGTGATCGAGATCGACCAGGAACACGCCGAGCCGCTCTGGCGGCTATACTGCGGTTATGTCGAGCGCAACAAAGTGGCGGCGGCAAGCGCCGTGACCGAAGGCGAAAGCTTGCTGGAAATTCTCTCCTGGGTGGTAATTAACGGCCTGTATCAGACTAAGCTGAAGATACATCTGCAGTCCAACAACCTGAACGTTAATGAAGCGGAAACGCTACAAATATTGAAGCGATTGCAGGAGTTTTTTTCCACGATTCAGCATTCGTCCGCCGATTCATTGGCGGTTTATAATCACCCGAATCGTTTACGTGCGTCGCTACTATTCATCAATCTAGGCGAAACGCTACAAGAGAGGCGCGATGACGACCAAGTGATCATGAGCCACCGTTCCGACCCATTGAGCTATGGCGAGAATCGCCAATGTTTCGTGCAACGCATCGACCGGGTTTCGTTATCCACTTGGGGGGAAGTCACGACGGCGAAATACCAGGGCATCGAAGGTTTTTTCCATTGCCTCAGCGAAATTTTCAATAACACCGAGGCGCCACTGACAGCCGATAGCCTGCAGTTAGTTTGTCATACCCCATTAAGGGCGAAAAGCATCGTCTTGCGCATCCAAACCATCTTCAATCGACTGTTAAAGCTTTTCAATCATCCGCAATCAAACTGGCGTTATATTTTGCCCGCCCAGAACGGTTATCTTGTCTTTACCCGGCGGGACCAGCAGTTAACTCTTTGCCGCCTGGAGAGCAATGATTTGCTACTGCAGGAACTCTCCGCAACTCAGCAACATTTCGCCCCGGTACATTTTGATGACCATGTGCTCAGCGACACTTATATTCCCTACTTATACGGCCAAATCAAGGCCAACACCATTCAGGTTTTCTACCATGTCGGGAAAAAACATGTCGCCCTCTATATCATCGATGAAAAGGCAGCGCTGTTTACCCGACAACACGTCAATACCAAACCGGAACAAATCCTGAGCAACTATGCCGCCTTTCTGCATGGCCTGGTCGACCAAGCCAAAGTGCCTAATGATATATACATCCGCTTTTTTGAAATTCACAAGAATTCGGCTGGCGTCGTCTCCTGCCAGGCCATCAAAGTAAAACCTCGATTATCGTTGATGGCGCTGAACATCCGCATTACCGCCAAAACAACCCCGAACCGGCGCAACCCTATCGTGATATTCTGCAATGACCACAAATTCTCATCGTCCAGCAACGACAAGCTATTTACCGATGTCAGGAAACATATACTGGCATTCAGAAGCGGTCATGACGATTACCCCTTCCATATCAATGAAATCGACGTTCCCCCCCACATCCTCGGCGTCGCCAGCCTCAGCCAAGCACACACCGTCCATTTTTTACAATACAAACAAAAAATCGAATCCCGTTTATTGAATTAA
- the argH gene encoding argininosuccinate lyase has translation MTTVNTEKLSSARFAEATDAFVEVFTASVDFDQRMAQQDIQGSLAHAEMLAKIGILSAEELNDIKRGLTQIAEEIAGGDFNWSIKQEDVHMNIEARLTELIGVAGKKLHTGRSRNDQVATDIRLYLRSEIGTIEAQLTRLQNALLVLAEREADTIMPGFTHLQVAQPVTFGHHLMAWFEMLSRDRERLQDCCKRVNVMPLGAAALAGTSYPIDRQMTAELLGFSRPSNNSLDSVSDRDFAIEFCAAASLIMLHLSRFSEELILWSSAQFDFIDMPDAFCTGSSIMPQKKNPDVPELVRGKSGRVTGHLVSLLMLMKSQPLAYNKDNQEDKEPLFDTADTLINCLRAFADMMPNIRAKKDNMYQAAKQGYATATDLADYLVRKGMPFRDAHEVVGLAVRLGIETQRDLSEISLTELQQFSSQIGDDVFDILKLEGSVAARNHIGGTAPASVRAAIEAARAQLQGS, from the coding sequence ATGACCACAGTTAATACCGAAAAGCTTTCCAGCGCCCGTTTTGCCGAAGCAACGGATGCCTTTGTTGAAGTATTTACCGCTTCTGTTGATTTTGACCAGCGCATGGCCCAGCAAGATATTCAGGGATCGCTGGCGCATGCCGAAATGCTGGCAAAAATCGGTATTCTAAGCGCCGAGGAATTGAACGATATCAAGCGCGGCCTGACGCAGATCGCCGAGGAAATCGCCGGCGGCGACTTTAACTGGTCGATCAAACAGGAAGATGTGCATATGAATATCGAGGCGCGACTGACCGAACTGATCGGCGTCGCCGGCAAAAAACTGCATACCGGCCGCTCCCGCAATGACCAGGTCGCAACCGATATCCGCCTCTATCTGCGCAGCGAAATAGGCACTATCGAAGCCCAATTAACTCGCCTACAAAACGCCTTGCTGGTTTTGGCGGAACGAGAAGCCGACACCATCATGCCCGGCTTCACCCACCTGCAAGTCGCCCAGCCGGTCACCTTCGGCCATCATCTAATGGCCTGGTTCGAAATGTTGAGCCGCGACCGGGAGCGCCTGCAGGACTGCTGCAAACGCGTCAACGTCATGCCGCTGGGCGCCGCCGCGCTGGCCGGCACCAGCTATCCAATCGATCGCCAGATGACCGCCGAATTGCTGGGTTTCAGCAGACCGTCAAACAATTCTCTGGATTCGGTCAGCGACCGTGATTTCGCCATCGAATTCTGCGCCGCCGCCAGCCTGATCATGCTCCACTTGTCGCGTTTCTCCGAAGAACTGATACTTTGGTCCAGCGCCCAATTCGATTTCATCGACATGCCTGACGCCTTCTGCACCGGTTCATCGATCATGCCACAAAAAAAGAACCCCGATGTTCCGGAACTGGTGCGCGGCAAATCGGGACGAGTCACCGGCCACCTGGTTTCCTTGTTAATGCTGATGAAAAGCCAGCCGCTAGCCTATAACAAGGACAACCAGGAAGACAAAGAACCGTTGTTCGATACCGCGGACACATTGATCAATTGCCTACGCGCCTTTGCCGACATGATGCCGAACATACGCGCCAAAAAAGATAATATGTATCAAGCCGCGAAGCAGGGTTATGCGACCGCTACCGATCTGGCCGATTACCTGGTTCGCAAAGGCATGCCGTTCCGCGACGCCCATGAGGTGGTCGGATTAGCGGTGCGATTAGGCATCGAAACACAGCGCGACCTGTCCGAGATTTCGCTGACCGAACTGCAACAGTTTTCCAGCCAGATCGGCGACGACGTGTTCGACATCTTGAAACTGGAAGGTTCGGTCGCCGCCCGCAATCATATCGGCGGCACCGCGCCGGCATCGGTCAGGGCGGCGATTGAAGCCGCTAGAGCGCAATTGCAGGGATCGTGA